DNA from Candidatus Methylomirabilota bacterium:
GCTCCTCGAGCGGGCTGGCGGGGCGCGGCGGCCCCAGGGTGTTTTGGACGTTATAGCCTCCGATGGTGACGAGCGCGCGCACGCGCTCAGGCGCCACGAGGGCAACGATACAGGCAGCGCGTCCACCCCAGTCATAGCCCGCCAGGGCGACGCGCGGCAGGGCGAGCGCCTCTATGAAGTCGAGCAGGTCCTGGCCGATGGCCGCCTGCTGCGCCATGCGCGGCGCCGCGGGGTCAAGGAACCGGGTCGGCCCATAGCCGCGGAGATACGGGACGAGCACGCGATGGCCGACGGCCGCGAGAGCGGGGGCGACACC
Protein-coding regions in this window:
- a CDS encoding alpha/beta fold hydrolase codes for the protein MSPETRLVRTPVLEIAYEAHGEPQGFPIILLHGFPDDVRAWDGVAPALAAVGHRVLVPYLRGYGPTRFLDPAAPRMAQQAAIGQDLLDFIEALALPRVALAGYDWGGRAACIVALVAPERVRALVTIGGYNVQNTLGPPRPASPLEE